The following coding sequences lie in one Stenotrophomonas rhizophila genomic window:
- a CDS encoding acyltransferase family protein yields the protein MTRRHDIDALRVLAFALLILYHLGMAYVDGWGFHLKSTHTTPDLQWPMRLVNGWRMSLLFLISGVAIALLGPRLAAGRFALLRTWRLLLPLVFGMFVVVPIQPYCEAVSNGHASPGFGAFLLRYWQVRPWPEGSFAGAPFGITWNHLWYLAYLWCYSMVLVLLKPLLDSAPVRRLTGRMARSHGLFLLLGPAAVLLLWLVWLAPAHPATNTLVNDTYQHAKYSTVFLIGYALGREAAFWQRAVALRWASLVAVCLAVFWYFLLEALGQWLPADSVLRTWPEGFWSLQSRFCEMLYVWGVMLTLLGWAKRHLDRPFAWLPYCTEAVYPWYILHQSVLIAALFWLKPLHLGPVLEPLLVLIATVAGCLLLHEYLIRRVRWIRPLFGLKAANGDISRRHTAVTNARA from the coding sequence ATGACCCGACGACACGATATCGACGCCCTGCGCGTACTGGCCTTCGCGCTGCTCATCCTCTACCACCTGGGCATGGCCTACGTGGATGGCTGGGGCTTCCACCTCAAGAGCACCCACACCACGCCGGACCTGCAGTGGCCGATGCGCCTGGTCAACGGCTGGCGCATGTCCCTGCTGTTTCTGATTTCCGGGGTGGCCATTGCGCTGCTCGGGCCGCGCCTGGCGGCCGGGCGCTTTGCCCTGCTGCGCACGTGGCGACTGCTGCTGCCGCTGGTATTTGGCATGTTCGTGGTTGTCCCGATCCAGCCCTACTGCGAAGCCGTCAGCAACGGCCATGCGTCGCCCGGGTTCGGTGCGTTCCTCCTGCGCTACTGGCAGGTCCGCCCCTGGCCGGAGGGCAGTTTCGCGGGCGCCCCGTTCGGCATCACCTGGAACCACCTGTGGTATCTGGCCTACCTGTGGTGCTACAGCATGGTGCTGGTCCTGCTCAAGCCGCTGCTGGATTCGGCCCCGGTTCGTCGGCTTACTGGACGCATGGCACGGTCCCATGGCCTGTTCCTCCTTCTCGGGCCGGCCGCGGTGTTGCTGCTGTGGCTGGTCTGGCTCGCCCCGGCCCATCCGGCAACCAATACCCTGGTGAACGACACCTACCAGCACGCCAAGTACTCCACGGTGTTCCTGATCGGCTATGCACTCGGGCGGGAGGCCGCGTTCTGGCAGCGCGCTGTCGCCCTGCGTTGGGCCAGCCTTGTTGCCGTGTGCCTGGCGGTCTTCTGGTACTTCCTGCTGGAAGCGCTGGGCCAGTGGCTGCCGGCAGACTCGGTATTGCGCACCTGGCCCGAGGGGTTCTGGAGCCTGCAATCCCGGTTCTGCGAGATGCTCTACGTGTGGGGCGTGATGCTGACCCTGCTGGGTTGGGCCAAGCGCCATCTCGACCGGCCCTTCGCCTGGCTGCCGTACTGCACCGAGGCCGTGTACCCGTGGTACATCCTGCACCAGAGCGTTCTCATCGCCGCCCTGTTCTGGCTGAAGCCGCTGCACCTTGGCCCCGTGCTCGAACCGCTACTGGTATTGATCGCCACGGTGGCCGGCTGCCTGTTGCTGCACGAATACCTGATTCGTCGTGTGCGCTGGATCCGCCCCCTGTTCGGGCTGAAGGCGGCCAACGGCGACATTTCCCGGCGCCACACCGCCGTCACGAACGCACGCGCATAA
- a CDS encoding phosphoethanolamine transferase, with protein MALWQTLWTHVEINSLRSALFFISLPMFLFCAFNVLLTPVLALPYLRKPLLALLVLVSAACTYFMLHYGVLIDRSMVQNALETNQAELASYFSAPLLLTVLALGVLPAAAMVSLPTRRFGGALQTVSWWIINLVAALVILTVVSLAFYKDYASLLRNNRQLKDQLLPVTVVRNANGYLKRKYIAVSRPLQTVAEDARRPTPVEGRRPRLVIAVVGETARTQNMQLNGYPRATNPVLSKRGDVIAFKHVASCGTATAISVPCLFSRMARTQYDEVRAATEENLLDILQRTGVGILWRNNNNGGCKGVCARVPTEHMPALKVAGQCVNKDGTCYDEVLLHQLGARIDALQGDALIVLHQLGSHGPTYFERYPPDGRVFSPTCDSNQIQTCTNEALTNTYDNTLVYTDRMLGKAITLLEGYADQRDVAMIYVSDHGESLGERGMYLHGTPYLIAPPEQTHVPLLMWFSPHFAEQANLSLACLRDSAELGRYSHDNLYHSLLGLFDVQSRVYRKELDLFAGCRPAAAAMGPGMTH; from the coding sequence ATGGCACTGTGGCAAACGCTCTGGACCCACGTGGAGATCAACAGCCTGCGCAGCGCGCTGTTCTTCATCAGCCTGCCCATGTTCCTGTTCTGCGCGTTCAACGTGCTGCTTACGCCGGTACTTGCGCTGCCTTATCTGCGAAAACCGCTGCTGGCGCTTCTGGTGCTGGTCAGCGCGGCCTGTACGTACTTCATGCTGCATTACGGCGTGCTGATCGATCGCAGCATGGTGCAGAACGCACTGGAGACCAACCAGGCAGAGCTTGCCTCCTACTTCTCCGCCCCCCTGCTGCTCACCGTGCTGGCGCTGGGCGTTCTGCCGGCTGCTGCCATGGTGTCCTTACCCACCCGGCGTTTCGGCGGCGCCCTGCAGACCGTGTCCTGGTGGATCATCAACCTGGTGGCGGCACTGGTGATCCTCACCGTCGTGTCCCTGGCGTTCTACAAGGACTACGCTTCCCTGCTTCGCAACAACCGCCAGCTCAAGGACCAGCTGCTGCCCGTCACCGTCGTGCGCAACGCCAATGGCTATCTCAAGCGCAAGTACATCGCCGTCTCGAGGCCCTTGCAGACCGTCGCCGAAGATGCCCGGCGGCCGACGCCGGTGGAAGGCCGGCGGCCCCGGCTCGTCATTGCCGTCGTGGGTGAAACCGCGCGGACCCAGAACATGCAGCTCAACGGCTACCCCCGCGCCACCAATCCGGTGCTGTCCAAGCGCGGGGACGTCATCGCCTTCAAGCATGTCGCCTCGTGCGGCACCGCCACCGCCATTTCCGTGCCCTGCCTGTTCTCCCGCATGGCACGAACGCAGTACGACGAGGTCCGCGCAGCCACCGAGGAGAACCTGCTGGACATCCTGCAGCGCACGGGCGTGGGCATCCTCTGGCGCAACAACAACAACGGCGGCTGCAAGGGGGTGTGCGCGCGCGTGCCTACCGAGCACATGCCGGCGCTCAAGGTGGCAGGGCAGTGCGTCAACAAGGACGGCACCTGCTACGACGAGGTCCTGCTGCACCAGCTCGGGGCCCGCATCGATGCCCTGCAGGGCGACGCGCTGATCGTGCTTCACCAGCTCGGCAGCCATGGCCCCACCTACTTCGAGCGCTACCCGCCAGACGGCAGGGTATTCAGCCCCACCTGTGACAGCAACCAGATCCAGACCTGTACCAACGAGGCGCTGACCAACACCTACGACAACACCCTGGTCTACACCGACCGGATGCTGGGCAAGGCCATCACCCTGCTGGAGGGCTACGCGGACCAGCGCGACGTGGCGATGATCTATGTGTCCGACCATGGCGAGTCGTTGGGCGAGCGCGGCATGTACCTGCACGGCACGCCGTACCTCATTGCGCCCCCGGAGCAGACGCACGTGCCCCTGCTCATGTGGTTCTCGCCGCACTTTGCGGAACAGGCCAACCTCAGCCTTGCATGCCTGCGCGACAGCGCCGAGCTCGGGCGCTACAGCCACGACAACCTCTACCACTCCCTGCTGGGGCTGTTCGATGTGCAGTCCCGCGTTTATCGGAAGGAGCTGGACCTGTTCGCGGGCTGTCGTCCCGCTGCGGCCGCTATGGGGCCGGGGATGACCCACTGA
- a CDS encoding diacylglycerol kinase, with protein sequence MHPQYPTGTGKFRHGKTGLNRILHTLIYSRDGFMATVRGEVAFRQLLVLHGVLMAVTFVLNLSPVERAVMLAVSFISLLVELLNSAIEAVVDRISLDRHPLSKNAKDMGSAAQTVALLMVGAVWAVVLLA encoded by the coding sequence ATGCACCCCCAATATCCCACTGGAACCGGCAAATTTCGCCATGGCAAAACCGGGCTGAACCGGATCCTGCACACCCTGATTTACTCCCGCGATGGCTTCATGGCCACCGTCCGCGGCGAGGTCGCCTTCAGGCAACTGCTGGTCCTGCATGGCGTGCTGATGGCCGTGACCTTCGTACTGAACCTCAGCCCCGTAGAACGTGCCGTGATGCTGGCCGTGAGCTTCATCAGCCTGTTGGTGGAACTGCTCAATTCCGCCATCGAGGCGGTGGTCGACCGCATTTCGCTGGACCGCCACCCGCTCTCCAAGAACGCCAAGGACATGGGCAGTGCCGCCCAGACCGTGGCACTGCTCATGGTCGGCGCGGTATGGGCCGTGGTGCTGCTGGCGTAG
- a CDS encoding sensor histidine kinase: MRSIYRQLTLRTRIIISFVLLMVAVMGFIVAAEQLDYDELRAYVISKSLHNEMHRLEAEMANGTLPTLPDGSQLYDANTVPAALRSYTPGYYSAKHPDVWHMLVFDRDGQRYYLRQDAKRYQYLEHVIDAYALVVILSCILCAFWIGRLTAARVIAPITRLADAVERKETPFPFQDARDEIGVLARAFAQHSDEAQQFLQRERCFVGDASHELRTPLAIIAGAAETIVHQLPDDSHLHASAERIMRTTQEMQRQLTCLLLLSRDPQRLEKEDVALRPLIEECISRCPPWLANKPVVVVLDAPQDPRVPTNAELARSVVWNLLRNACQYTDEGQIHISVQDTTLVIADTGPGLPSSIDPQQFQRFTPSARQSGEGLGLSIVQRIVEHLGWHMAVESSEHGCRFTLDMSAA; the protein is encoded by the coding sequence ATGAGGTCGATCTACCGCCAACTTACCCTGCGCACGCGCATCATCATTTCCTTCGTGCTGCTGATGGTGGCCGTGATGGGCTTCATCGTGGCCGCAGAGCAGCTCGACTATGACGAGCTGCGGGCCTACGTCATCTCAAAGAGCCTGCACAACGAGATGCATCGGCTGGAAGCGGAGATGGCCAACGGCACCCTCCCCACCCTGCCCGATGGGAGCCAGCTCTATGACGCCAACACCGTGCCCGCAGCGCTACGAAGCTATACGCCCGGCTACTACAGCGCCAAACATCCCGACGTCTGGCACATGCTGGTATTCGACCGCGACGGACAGCGCTACTACCTGCGCCAGGACGCCAAACGCTACCAGTACCTCGAGCACGTCATCGACGCGTACGCGTTGGTGGTCATCCTGTCGTGCATTCTGTGCGCGTTCTGGATAGGCCGGCTGACAGCGGCGCGCGTCATCGCGCCCATCACGCGCCTGGCCGATGCGGTGGAGCGCAAGGAAACGCCGTTTCCGTTCCAGGACGCCCGGGATGAAATAGGCGTGCTGGCACGCGCTTTCGCGCAGCACAGCGATGAGGCACAGCAGTTCCTGCAACGCGAACGGTGCTTCGTCGGCGATGCCAGCCATGAACTGCGCACGCCCCTGGCCATCATCGCCGGCGCGGCCGAAACCATCGTGCACCAGCTGCCCGACGACAGTCACCTGCACGCCAGCGCCGAGCGCATCATGCGCACCACCCAGGAGATGCAGCGCCAGCTGACCTGCCTGCTGTTGCTGTCGCGTGACCCGCAGCGGCTTGAGAAGGAAGACGTCGCGCTGCGCCCCTTGATCGAAGAATGCATTTCCCGTTGCCCGCCCTGGCTGGCCAACAAGCCGGTGGTGGTGGTGCTGGACGCGCCGCAGGATCCGCGCGTCCCCACCAACGCCGAACTGGCGCGCAGCGTGGTCTGGAACCTGCTGCGCAATGCATGCCAGTACACCGACGAAGGTCAGATACACATCAGCGTGCAGGACACCACCCTGGTCATCGCCGACACCGGCCCAGGGCTGCCCTCCAGCATCGATCCCCAGCAGTTTCAGCGCTTCACCCCCAGCGCGCGCCAGAGTGGCGAAGGACTTGGCCTGTCCATCGTGCAGCGGATCGTGGAACACCTGGGGTGGCACATGGCCGTCGAGAGTTCGGAGCATGGCTGCCGCTTCACCTTGGACATGTCGGCAGCGTAG
- a CDS encoding response regulator transcription factor translates to MTRLLIIEDNPELVANLYSFFEPLGYVLDDARDGATGLRLATQNDYDAILLDLMLPRLDGMTLCQKLRQEFQNPVPIIMLTARDPVDDRVQGLALGADDYLIKPFSLRELDARIQALVRRAQGRQVQGTLAWEDLQVDTRAPQAWRQGQAISLTPSTHKLLLCLMRAAPAVVRKQEMEYLLWGDDPPDSGALRTHIHELRQHADRNFPSTLIETVHGVGWRLSKPQKVSAQ, encoded by the coding sequence ATGACACGCCTGCTCATCATTGAAGACAACCCGGAGTTGGTCGCCAACCTGTACAGCTTCTTCGAGCCGCTCGGCTATGTGCTCGACGACGCGCGTGATGGTGCCACTGGGCTGCGCCTGGCCACGCAGAATGATTACGACGCGATCCTGCTGGACCTGATGCTGCCGCGGCTGGATGGCATGACGCTGTGCCAGAAGCTGCGTCAGGAATTCCAGAATCCTGTACCGATCATCATGCTGACCGCACGTGATCCGGTCGACGACCGGGTGCAGGGGTTGGCGCTGGGGGCCGACGACTACCTGATCAAGCCTTTCTCGCTCCGGGAACTGGATGCGCGCATCCAGGCGCTGGTGCGTCGCGCCCAGGGTCGGCAGGTGCAAGGCACCCTGGCATGGGAAGACCTGCAGGTGGACACGCGCGCTCCCCAGGCATGGCGGCAGGGCCAGGCCATCAGCCTGACCCCCAGTACCCACAAGCTGCTGCTGTGCCTGATGCGCGCCGCACCTGCCGTGGTCAGGAAGCAGGAGATGGAATACCTGCTCTGGGGCGACGATCCGCCCGACAGCGGCGCACTGCGCACGCACATCCATGAACTTCGCCAGCACGCCGACCGGAACTTCCCGTCCACGCTGATCGAGACGGTTCACGGCGTCGGCTGGCGCTTGAGCAAGCCGCAGAAGGTCAGCGCGCAATGA
- a CDS encoding PepSY-associated TM helix domain-containing protein, whose protein sequence is MDTTPTPCTPGRLRFYRAVWRWHFYAGLFVLPFIAWLALTGAAYLYQKPIDRWVHHDLKVVATSPQAPTPPSAQIAAVTALSPGDVFRYTTPERADGSMEIGVLQPNGQREVYYVDPTTAQVRGHLPDKGTFSGVVRRLHSLDLLGDYASALIEIAAGWAILLVLTGLYLWWPRGQKGGITTVRGQPRQRLFWRDLHAVTGVWVGLVLLFLAVTGMPWSVVWGKQVNAWANGQDYGYPAGVRVQVPMSQQRLADATSPTWSMEQARLPASALPHAHHAAAEKHDGHEGHGGGTLGDLSPQPGAIGIDAAVQRFHRLGLTPGYSVALPRGPMGVYTASVYPEDVAGQRVVHLDQYSGRVLLDMGYADYGALGRGLEWGINVHLGQEYGTFNRLFLLVACAAIVMLCVSGAVMWWKRRPLGGIGVPPLPKERRTVAIVFALLCVGGVLFPLVGVSLLVVGVLDFVASGGWRTPGPSRN, encoded by the coding sequence ATGGACACCACCCCCACCCCGTGCACCCCAGGCCGCTTGCGCTTCTACCGCGCGGTGTGGCGGTGGCATTTCTACGCCGGCCTGTTCGTGCTGCCCTTCATCGCCTGGCTGGCGCTGACCGGTGCCGCCTACCTCTACCAGAAGCCGATCGACCGCTGGGTGCACCATGACCTGAAGGTGGTGGCAACCTCGCCGCAGGCGCCGACGCCGCCCAGCGCCCAGATCGCCGCAGTCACCGCCCTCTCGCCCGGCGACGTGTTCCGCTACACCACGCCCGAACGCGCCGATGGCAGCATGGAAATCGGCGTGCTGCAGCCCAACGGGCAGCGCGAGGTCTACTACGTTGACCCGACCACCGCGCAAGTGCGCGGGCACCTGCCCGACAAAGGCACGTTCTCCGGCGTCGTGCGCCGCCTGCACAGCCTGGACCTGCTGGGCGACTACGCCAGCGCACTGATCGAGATTGCCGCCGGCTGGGCGATCCTGCTGGTACTCACGGGCCTCTACCTGTGGTGGCCACGCGGGCAGAAAGGCGGCATCACGACCGTGCGCGGGCAGCCGCGCCAGCGCCTGTTCTGGCGCGACCTGCATGCTGTCACCGGCGTCTGGGTGGGGCTGGTGCTGCTGTTCCTGGCCGTCACCGGCATGCCGTGGTCAGTGGTGTGGGGCAAGCAGGTGAACGCGTGGGCCAACGGCCAGGACTACGGCTACCCCGCCGGTGTGCGTGTACAGGTGCCGATGTCGCAGCAACGGCTCGCCGATGCCACCTCGCCCACCTGGTCGATGGAACAGGCGCGGCTGCCGGCGTCGGCCCTGCCCCATGCGCACCACGCCGCTGCCGAAAAGCACGACGGGCACGAGGGCCACGGCGGTGGCACGCTGGGCGACCTGTCACCGCAGCCGGGCGCCATCGGAATCGACGCGGCCGTGCAGCGGTTCCACCGCCTTGGGCTGACGCCCGGCTACAGCGTGGCCCTGCCGCGTGGGCCGATGGGCGTGTACACCGCCTCGGTATACCCGGAAGACGTGGCAGGCCAACGCGTGGTGCACCTGGACCAGTACAGCGGCCGGGTGCTGCTGGACATGGGCTACGCCGATTACGGCGCGCTGGGGCGCGGGCTGGAATGGGGCATCAACGTGCACCTGGGCCAGGAATACGGCACGTTCAATCGGCTGTTCCTGCTGGTGGCCTGCGCTGCCATCGTGATGTTGTGCGTCAGCGGCGCAGTGATGTGGTGGAAGCGCCGGCCGCTGGGCGGCATCGGGGTGCCGCCACTGCCCAAGGAACGGCGCACGGTCGCCATCGTGTTCGCACTGCTGTGCGTGGGCGGGGTGCTGTTCCCGTTGGTGGGGGTGTCGCTGCTGGTGGTGGGCGTGTTGGATTTTGTTGCCAGTGGTGGATGGCGTACACCGGGCCCATCACGGAACTGA
- a CDS encoding TonB-dependent receptor domain-containing protein, which translates to MNRPPAPHRLSHALLAALACAATVPSVAAAQDGTVLTLGTVQARATAERTLPARSVFSSVDIIGGDLLQQQKVDHSWELLMNAPGVQVTQFKMGTDAGRFSFRGFNGEGRINAVKLLIDGIPSNDNAGGMPYLDAVFPLDISAIEIVRGTNDARYGLHAIAGDVNVLTRQGGNDGQLSVTVGSFGTRDIQLAKGFENGAWSQNYFIGWRGADGERDHADGTQRSFAGKWFYTDPDGRWRAGLTSRYYKNAALEAGYLSYAEVQANPNQSPDYARDDRSERETLQTALHLDGALGTDWSWNAKAYQNDYRNQRWVTFTAGGAQQERFNDETHRGLIFNTTWRPTTALTEFVLDAGVDGQWQDNTARRFRTVARERQATLRDWDFDLDTRGAYVQAVIRPTPSLKIVPAYRVDHIGGDFHNVAATTRAPMYDYGLIKQPKLSVSYDLASTTVAYANWGRTFQIGSGNGAYRTQAGNLLPSINEGWETGLKWAPTHGLQTRVAYWEQRASDEVATILGVNGSVGSNEVGNVGKTLRRGWDAQLTWQANPHWRAWAAYSRQKAVIQVPDPTAPSTRGRQIENVPNWLASAGVDYAPTTDWTFSAWGNGQGDYFVERTNTLGRYGGYALLNLSASYRLDARNQLALQLKNATDRFYVYAWYDTGSSGYSPGDGRALYLSWTREL; encoded by the coding sequence ATGAACAGACCTCCCGCTCCACACCGGCTTTCCCACGCCCTCCTGGCCGCCCTCGCCTGCGCGGCCACCGTTCCATCTGTCGCCGCCGCACAGGACGGCACCGTGCTCACCCTGGGTACAGTGCAGGCCCGCGCCACCGCCGAACGCACGCTCCCGGCGCGCTCGGTCTTCAGCTCGGTGGACATCATCGGTGGCGACCTGCTGCAGCAGCAGAAGGTGGACCACAGCTGGGAGCTGCTGATGAACGCCCCCGGCGTGCAGGTCACCCAGTTCAAGATGGGCACCGATGCCGGCCGCTTCTCTTTCCGCGGCTTCAACGGCGAAGGCCGCATCAATGCGGTCAAGCTGCTGATCGACGGCATCCCCAGCAACGACAACGCCGGCGGCATGCCCTATCTCGACGCCGTGTTCCCGCTCGACATCAGCGCGATCGAGATCGTGCGCGGCACCAACGATGCGCGCTACGGCCTGCACGCCATCGCCGGCGATGTGAACGTGCTCACCCGTCAGGGCGGCAACGACGGCCAGCTCAGCGTCACCGTGGGCAGCTTCGGCACCCGGGACATCCAGTTGGCCAAGGGGTTCGAGAACGGCGCGTGGTCGCAGAACTATTTCATCGGCTGGCGCGGCGCCGATGGCGAGCGCGACCATGCCGATGGCACGCAGCGCAGCTTTGCCGGCAAATGGTTCTATACCGATCCCGATGGCCGCTGGCGGGCGGGCCTGACCAGCCGTTACTACAAGAACGCCGCACTGGAAGCTGGCTACCTGAGCTACGCCGAGGTGCAGGCCAACCCCAACCAGTCACCCGACTACGCCCGCGATGACCGCAGCGAGCGCGAAACCCTTCAGACCGCCCTGCACCTCGATGGCGCGCTGGGCACCGACTGGAGCTGGAACGCCAAGGCTTACCAGAATGACTACCGCAACCAGCGCTGGGTAACGTTCACCGCCGGCGGCGCGCAGCAGGAGCGCTTCAACGACGAAACCCACCGCGGGCTGATCTTCAACACCACGTGGCGCCCCACCACGGCGCTGACCGAGTTCGTGCTGGATGCCGGCGTGGACGGCCAATGGCAGGACAACACCGCGCGCCGCTTCCGCACCGTGGCGCGCGAGCGCCAGGCCACCCTGCGCGACTGGGATTTCGACCTGGACACCCGCGGCGCCTACGTGCAGGCCGTGATCCGCCCCACCCCGTCGCTGAAGATCGTGCCCGCCTACCGTGTGGACCACATCGGGGGTGACTTCCATAACGTGGCCGCCACCACCCGCGCGCCGATGTACGACTACGGCCTGATCAAGCAGCCCAAGCTCAGCGTGTCCTACGACCTGGCCAGCACCACGGTGGCCTACGCCAACTGGGGCCGCACCTTCCAGATCGGCAGCGGCAACGGTGCCTACCGCACCCAGGCCGGCAACCTCCTGCCCTCCATCAACGAGGGCTGGGAGACCGGCCTCAAGTGGGCGCCCACCCACGGCCTGCAGACCCGGGTGGCCTACTGGGAACAACGCGCGTCCGATGAAGTGGCCACCATCCTTGGCGTCAACGGCAGCGTGGGCAGCAACGAAGTGGGCAACGTGGGCAAGACCCTGCGCCGTGGCTGGGACGCGCAACTGACCTGGCAGGCCAACCCGCACTGGCGCGCGTGGGCCGCGTACTCGCGGCAGAAAGCCGTGATCCAGGTACCCGACCCCACTGCGCCGAGCACCCGTGGGCGGCAGATCGAGAACGTACCGAACTGGCTGGCCAGCGCCGGCGTCGATTACGCCCCCACCACGGACTGGACCTTCAGTGCCTGGGGCAATGGCCAGGGCGATTACTTCGTGGAGCGCACCAACACACTCGGCCGTTACGGTGGCTACGCGCTGCTGAACCTCAGCGCCAGCTACCGGCTGGATGCGCGCAACCAGCTGGCCCTGCAGCTGAAGAACGCAACGGACCGTTTTTACGTGTATGCCTGGTATGACACTGGGTCGTCGGGCTACTCGCCGGGCGATGGCCGCGCGCTCTACCTGAGCTGGACCCGGGAGCTCTGA
- a CDS encoding CsbD family protein → MDKNRTEGAKNQVKGTVKEVAGKVTGDKAQELEGKAQKTVGKVQSEVGKAKDNARH, encoded by the coding sequence ATGGACAAGAACCGTACCGAAGGTGCAAAGAACCAGGTCAAGGGCACCGTGAAGGAAGTAGCTGGCAAGGTCACCGGCGACAAGGCTCAGGAGCTTGAAGGCAAGGCCCAGAAAACCGTTGGCAAGGTGCAGAGTGAAGTGGGCAAGGCCAAAGACAACGCCCGTCACTGA
- a CDS encoding bleomycin resistance protein, whose protein sequence is MMQQTVIPQLRMTDATVSVPFYQQLGFTIDWEHRFAPDMPLFVQIRREGQLLFLTEHAGDCEPGGAVYFHVPDVDALHAAFVAAGAAVFRAPADVPWGGREMMVVDPDHNRLRFATQGD, encoded by the coding sequence CTGATGCAACAGACCGTCATCCCCCAGCTGCGCATGACCGATGCAACCGTCAGCGTGCCGTTCTACCAACAGCTGGGCTTCACCATCGACTGGGAGCACCGCTTCGCGCCCGACATGCCGCTGTTCGTGCAGATCCGCCGCGAAGGCCAGCTGCTGTTTCTGACCGAACATGCCGGTGACTGCGAACCCGGCGGTGCGGTGTACTTCCATGTGCCGGACGTGGATGCACTGCATGCCGCGTTTGTTGCCGCCGGAGCGGCCGTGTTCCGCGCGCCGGCCGATGTGCCGTGGGGCGGCCGCGAGATGATGGTGGTGGATCCGGACCACAACCGGCTGCGGTTTGCTACGCAGGGGGATTGA